Genomic DNA from bacterium:
CGGATGCGGCGACGTGTCCGTCCGAGCGGGCGATCAAGTCGACGACTCCTCGCTCCCGGACGCTGAACCGGACGACACCTCAGACCCGGGCGACGACGACGACGCGGCGGCGGACGACGACGCATCGTTCGATGACGACGACCGCCCGGACGACGACGATGACAATGATGACGACGACGCTCCGGGGCGCGCGGATATCGTCCTTCCGCCCTACCCGTTTTGGCCGAACGATGCGTTCGTCATCGACGAGACGTTCATGGAGGATCTCGCCACGGCGTATTGCGCGGCGCACGGCGACGACACGAATGCGCAGGAATTTTTCCTCGGCGCGCTTCCGATGGATTCGTTTGACCTCGTGTTCGATTCCGGCGCACCCGCGACGCCCGAGACGTTGATGGGCGATCTATACATCTCCGGCTATTTCGGCGGCCTGTGGCTGCGCGACGTGCTCGCCGGCCCGGGCCAAAAGGCGCGCGGCGGCGATCCTTTCGCCGGATTGCGCCTTCCTTTCGATTGGATGGCGGGGTGGATCGCGGCCCGCCTGGACGACGCCGCGGGCGCGGGCGACGCCGGCGCGATCGAATCGGCACGCCGCCGGATCGGCGTCATGCTCGCGTTGTATGCATACAACCTCGGCTACCTGGAACAGATCATCGAGCATCCGCCGGCGGGCAGCGAGCCGCCGTCCGGCGCGCTCACGTGCGTGCCGGGACAACTTCTCGATTGCGTCGGTCCGGATTTGCCGTGGGCGTTTCTTGCGCGATACGACGACGCGATCATCAAGCTGCGCCTGCCGCTGAACGACGCATGGTCGGCGATGAACGCGCTGACGGAGAACGCGGCTTTTTTTGTCGAGCAGGGGCGCGCGGTGTGGGAGACGATCCCGCTCGACAACCTGACCGCCGGCGATTACGCGCGGCTTGTCGATCTGTCGATCGATTTTCTCCTCGCGTCCAAGGCCGCGGCGCTCGGCGCGATGACGGCTTATGCCGACGCGCGGCCGGCCGAGGCGCGGCATTCGTTGCGCGTCTCCGCGGGCATGGCGGCCTGGGGCGGAAGTTATTTTCTGGGTCTGGCGTCACCGGCGGATCGGAACGTTTTTCCCGTTTTGACCTGCCCCGATTGAACGCGCGTTCAAAATCACGTCAACAGATACGGCGCCTGGCCGAATCGCTCGTGGTGGAGTGTGGCGATTATTTCAACCTTTACGACTTCGGTTGCGAAAAATTCGCGAATTGGGGATATTTGGAAGCGGCAGCTTTCCTCATGAGTTTTCAGCGCGGAACCGATACGTAAAAATCATTATGATGAATGGGCTAACCCGAAATATCCGCAACCTGCTCGCCCGCCAGACCAAGCGGTCGATGATGCTCGTGCGCCATCGGATCGAGGGCGACGACCTCGCGGGCGGAGTGTTCACGCACGACAATTTCGGGCGAAACGTGTGCTTCACGTTCGACGACGGTCCGCGCCGCCATTTCACGGAAGAGACGGCGAATTGTCTCGGCGAGCTCGGTATTCGCGGCGCGTTTTTCGTGCAGGGGCGACGCTGCGAGAAATACCCGGAGATCGTGCGCAGGCTCGACGAGCTCGGGCACGTCATCGGCAACCACACGTATGACCATCCGAAGCTGCTGGAGCCGACGCCCGAGGTGCTGCGGGACCAGATCCTTCGCACGCAAAACATCGTCGATGAGATTCTCAAGGACCGCTATCCCGACGGGTATCCGCACCGCTATTTCCGCCCGCCGTACGGGCTTCCGTGGATGCGCGGCGGGGATCGCCACTCGCGCCGGATTGTGCGTTCGTTTCTTCGCGAGCACGGATTTCGGCTGGTGATGTGGCAAGTCGATTCCTCGGACTGGCGCTGGCCGGCGCCGGAGGAAATCGCGGCCACGGTGCGTCACCTGATTGTCGCGACGCAAGGCGGGGCGATTCTCTTTCACGATTCGCACGCCGCGCTGGTGCGCGCGCTCGAACAGATCGCCGGGGAACTCGTCAGCGACGGGTACCGGATCGTCCCGTTGACGGAACTGGAGCGGCGGCGCGATCAAAGCGGTTGGCTGATGCGCGGCAACGTGCTCGCGCGCCTCGGCTCGATCGCGGCCCTTCCGACGTCGATGTTTCTCGACGTCGTCTGATAATCTTCCGCGCTACAAATTCTCCCGCCAGATTCCCGCGGGCCGATAATCGCGTTCAAGCCATCCCGCATCGCGAAACCAGCGGATCGTGTCGCGCAGGCCCGCCTTCACGTCGGGATATTTGTAGGTATAACCCGCCGCCTTGCTCTTGTCGTTCGCGATCCAGTAGCTCGAAGCGACGTAGGTCGCGGAA
This window encodes:
- a CDS encoding polysaccharide deacetylase family protein — translated: MMNGLTRNIRNLLARQTKRSMMLVRHRIEGDDLAGGVFTHDNFGRNVCFTFDDGPRRHFTEETANCLGELGIRGAFFVQGRRCEKYPEIVRRLDELGHVIGNHTYDHPKLLEPTPEVLRDQILRTQNIVDEILKDRYPDGYPHRYFRPPYGLPWMRGGDRHSRRIVRSFLREHGFRLVMWQVDSSDWRWPAPEEIAATVRHLIVATQGGAILFHDSHAALVRALEQIAGELVSDGYRIVPLTELERRRDQSGWLMRGNVLARLGSIAALPTSMFLDVV